A region of Fusarium keratoplasticum isolate Fu6.1 chromosome 6, whole genome shotgun sequence DNA encodes the following proteins:
- a CDS encoding Abhydrolase-3 domain-containing protein, which yields MTQDQKHEALQPIHPSMKGKLDPVFEKLYNDNVANTPLKPIDLSVLRSKYSVLYSYGTGPAPDVARQYETQITTHEGVALDVRVYEPNTTGPWPVHIDYHGGGWGLGDLDTESHICKHICKLAGVAVIDVAYRLVPENAFPCGVTDSFAALKYIYEKGAERFNIDPTSISVGGVSAGGFISLALGHMARDAGIPLKLIAVGTPVVDDLSQYSSASDSPFPSMQENEHAPTLNWGRLTWFDKLKWSSLGSTPEQIAEKRQQVPEMFANLFKAKDFTNLPKTVIYTAGADPLRDEGEAYGMKLIEHGNEVTIKRFPGVPHPFMHMDKDLWQAKDFILQTAAAIRVALHGL from the coding sequence ATGACCCAAGACCAGAAACACGAGGCTCTTCAGCCCATCCACCCCTCCATGAAGGGCAAGCTCGACCCCGTTTTTGAGAAGCTCTACAACGATAACGTTGCCAACACGCCGCTCAAGCCCATTGACCTCTCTGTCTTGCGATCAAAATACTCAGTCCTCTATTCTTATGGCACTGGTCCTGCGCCAGATGTTGCCCGTCAATATGAGACCCAAATCACCACTCACGAGGGTGTCGCTCTGGACGTGAGGGTTTATGAGCCCAATACCACCGGGCCATGGCCTGTCCATATCGACTACCATGGTGGGGGTTGGGGTCTTGGTGATCTCGACACGGAGAGTCATATCTGCAAGCACATTTGCAAGCTGGCCGGAGTTGCTGTGATAGACGTGGCATACCGTCTCGTGCCGGAAAATGCGTTTCCGTGTGGCGTCACAGACAGCTTCGCTGCCCTCAAGTACATCTACGAGAAAGGTGCTGAGAGGTTCAATATCGACCCTACGAGCATTTCTGTTGGCGGCGTGTCAGCTGGGGGGTTCATTAGTCTGGCACTGGGACACATGGCGCGCGATGCAGGGATTCCTCTCAAACTCATCGCAGTCGGAACCCCGGTGGTTGACGATTTGTCCCAGTACTCATCTGCGTCCGACTCACCTTTTCCATCCATGCAGGAGAACGAACATGCGCCAACGCTCAACTGGGGCCGCCTGACCTGGTTTGACAAGCTAAAATGGAGCTCCCTCGGCTCGACCCCAGAACAAATCGCAGAGAAGCGGCAACAAGTTCCTGAAATGTTTGCCAACCTCTTCAAGGCTAAAGATTTCACCAATCTTCCGAAAACAGTTATCTACACGGCTGGGGCTGACCCATTGAGAGATGAAGGTGAAGCATATGGAATGAAGCTAATAGAGCATGGGAACGAGGTGACGATCAAGCGGTTTCCTGGGGTGCCGCACCCATTCATGCACATGGATAAGGATCTTTGGCAGGCAAAGGATTTTATACTGCAAACGGCTGCTGCTATCCGGGTTGCACTGCATGGGCTATAA
- a CDS encoding FAD-binding-3 domain-containing protein: protein MSHDRKPILIIGAGVVGLALAHGLKMLGIPYRIYERDAHISSRGQGWAITLHWVLPFLKELLSDDTFKDVESVQVDPEADRQGLGKFVFINLETLEPKFLIPPGDRRRVNREKLRNVLLKSVSDQVMWSKRLTSIRDKDDGVVAMFDDGTQAEGSLIVGVEGSNSSTRKFLAPESYRNIRLPIRFTGAALDLTPEQVKPLKDIDPLLFQGCHPVTGTFFWFSMLETPKVNGTAGTDDEHYRVQVMISWPLKTPDDEVGVTDTERLANMKRRATEFNPVLRDVVHRIPEGSEVIEIVLQDWPCPHWDNHHGKITLAGDAAHAMTMYRGEAANHGILDAYRLCKALEAVYRQGKDLEEAIGEYETELRERTSVAVLLSRQACLDAHDWAGLNENSAVLKKRAVAGV, encoded by the exons ATGTCACACGACCGCAAGCCAattctcatcatcggtgccGGAGTTGTTGGTCTTGCACTTGCCCATGGCCTCAAAATG CTTGGCATACCATACCGAATCTACGAGCGTGATGCTCATATCAGCTCTCGTGGTCAGGGCTGGGCCATAACACTTCATTGGGTCCTCCCATTTCTGAAGGAGCTTTTATCGGACGACACTTTCAAGGACGTCGAATCCGTCCAAGTCGATCCAGAGGCAGACCGTCAAGGACTCGGAAAATTCGTCTTTATCAATCTTGAAACCCTAGAGCCAAAGTTCCTCATTCCACCGGGTGATCGACGACGAGTCAACAGGGAGAAGCTACGGAATGTTCTTCTCAAGAGCGTGAGCGATCAAGTCATGTGGAGCAAGCGCCTCACCTCGATCCGTGATAAAGACGATGGGGTGGTGGCGATGTTCGACGACGGAACCCAAGCCGAAGGGTCTCTGATAGTAGGCGTCGAAGGCAGCAACTCAAGCACACGAAAATTCTTGGCGCCGGAATCCTACCGAAATATTCGGCTGCCCATACGATTCACAGGTGCCGCTCTCGATCTCACGCCAGAGCAAGTGAAGCCGTTGAAAGACATCGATCCTTTACTCTTCCAGGGATGCCATCCCGTCACAGGGACCTTTTTCTGGTTCAGCATGCTCGAAACACCAAAAGTCAACGGTACGGCAGGAACAGATGATGAACACTATCGCGTCCAAGTCATGATATCATGGCCTTTGAAGACACCAGACGACGAGGTAGGCGTTACAGACACGGAACGCTTAGCAAACATGAAGCGACGAGCAACAGAATTCAATCCCGTGTTACGGGATGTTGTGCACAGAATCCCCGAAGGGTCTGAGGTGATTGAGATCGTCCTTCAAGATTGGCCATGTCCTCACTGGGATAACCACCATGGCAAAATTACTCTTGCTGGTGACGCCGCTCACGCAATGACCATGTATCGAGGCGAGGCTGCGAACCATGGCATTCTCGATGCGTATCGCTTATGCAAAGCATTAGAAGCGGTGTATCGCCAAGGAAAGGACCTTGAGGAAGCTATTGGAGAGTACGAGACGGAGCTCAGAGAGAGAACGAGTGTTGCCGTCTTGTTGAGTAGACAAGCTTGCTTGGATGCACATGACTGGGCGGGGTTGAATGAAAATTCAGCTGTGCTGAAGAAAAGGGCAGTTGCTGGTGTTTAG
- a CDS encoding Epimerase domain-containing protein codes for MPSALPNPILPPSVVAVTGANGFIAQHCIALLLSVGYKVVGTVRSLSKIEQVHAIHERHPNLCVVVVEDITSIESYVSALESVRPSAILHLAAPFHYDTTDLENDLMIPTIKGATAVLGAAKQLGGVKRIVHTNSFAGIYDASKGPQPGKIYTAKDWSPLTYEDGVNAPAAAIAYRASKTVAERAAWKWMDDNPSAEFDLVSLNPAMVFGPFLPGAIPNSSEKLNTSNQIVYDVVSAGVHGTIPDTRGPVWVSVKDVALAHLKALQVPEAGGERYLLAAGVYCNQEIADVARKIAGEHKAKIPRGSPGVRQADTHFGVDASETERVLGIKWQGLPDVLPELLSQLFSIQGGAK; via the coding sequence ATGCCGTCAGCGCTTCCAAACCCCATCTTGCCCCCCTCTGTGGTCGCCGTCACAGGAGCCAATGGCTTCATAGCCCAGCATTGCATTGCTCTACTTCTCTCTGTGGGATACAAAGTTGTTGGTACTGTTCGGTCTCTGTCCAAGATTGAGCAAGTCCACGCTATTCACGAAAGACATCCCAACCTTTGTGTTGTGGTAGTCGAGGATATTACGTCTATCGAATCCTATGTCTCTGCCCTGGAGTCAGTTCGGCCGAGCGCAATCTTGCATCTCGCCGCCCCTTTTCACTACGACACGACTGATCTGGAAAATGATCTTATGATACCTACCATCAAGGGTGCAACAGCCGTTCTCGGTGCAGCCAAACAACTCGGAGGTGTAAAGCGCATTGTTCATACCAACTCATTCGCCGGCATCTATGACGCCTCAAAAGGGCCACAACCGGGCAAGATTTACACCGCGAAAGATTGGTCACCACTGACCTATGAGGACGGCGTAAATGCCCCTGCTGCAGCCATCGCATATCGAGCCAGCAAGACTGTCGCCGAAAGGGCTGCATGGAAGTGGATGGACGACAACCCATCGGCAGAGTTCGACCTTGTGAGCCTCAACCCAGCCATGGTATTTGGACCGTTTCTGCCCGGCGCAATCCCAAACAGTTCAGAGAAGCTCAACACATCCAACCAAATCGTCTACGATGTTGTGTCTGCCGGAGTGCATGGCACGATACCTGATACACGAGGCCCAGTCTGGGTCAGCGTCAAGGACGTCGCGCTCGCGCATCTCAAAGCTCTTCAAGTTCCCGAAGCCGGTGGGGAGCGATATCTTTTAGCTGCAGGAGTATACTGCAATCAAGAGATCGCCGATGTTGCTCGAAAGATAGCGGGGGAGCACAAGGCCAAAATTCCGCGAGGGTCTCCTGGGGTGAGGCAGGCTGATACGCattttggtgttgatgctAGTGAGACTGAGAGGGTCTTGGGAATTAAGTGGCAGGGGTTGCCTGATGTACTGCCCGAGTTGTTGTCTCAGTTGTTTAGCATTCAAGGAGGGGCTAAGTAG
- a CDS encoding HET domain-containing protein: MARCDFCRLLTLEKLRGRLAFHPNLASLKKSADNGCDFCFLCWEGFKWEWSTSEIDSALNDEAPEGVEDFDPTIWIYGHFQDFSANLSQPQVKVACGEISAITGGQERNDVLNWVTLAVYAEKGSRYILGRLCTSDHDPHLYVDMIYTWLSRCERLHRSCDLSGTIEMPTRLINVGNPQKGQAPRLVITTPTMQEKYLALSYCWGPATDTFTLNGSTMEGMLIGIDESRVVAAHRDTFALARTLGIQFVWIDALCIIQGDIQDWEHESKLMARVYGNAFLTVIAARSSDARNSFIVNHLQQRAPPCKIPMDESGSESAFIGVRRSRDLGQTETRGWCFQEKLLSRRTVIFAPEQLVFSCRSRTYYEDGHVGDDSSTTSLQAVLHGVDADLSVRREKLLKQWDWIIFTYTKRQLSNPHDIFAAIASIAFPISEVLGSRYLAGLWECDLVRGLLWRPGHLMGSRFGPGTRPLPTRFAAAPVVRAPSWSWAAIQGSVLYVSRDAFKRKLAKYQSQGFIKVKPKLRNPDRWSPDVHFSPNTLHMPYCEIQLWGRMAEAIVLETTDSEYLKNLSKRYWYVPTMTWHGSLLGRKDAKQGTAKTDLSLFVALGAFDFATEKVQEIWCLQLTAEEGLMLRETQDGKFARLGWFILDNKTWLDNIREVEVSLV; this comes from the exons ATGGCTCGGTGTGACTTTTGCCGCCTGCTCACTCTCGAAAAGCTACGAGGGCGCCTAGCCTTTCATCCCAACCTCGCGTCTCTCAAGAAGAGTGCCGACAATGGTTGCGACTTCTGTTTCCTTTGCTGGGAAGGCTTCAAATGGGAATGGAGCACGTCGGAAATTGACTCTGCACTCAACGATGAAGCCCCAGAGGGAGTTGAAGACTTTGATCCTACGATCTGGATATACGGTCATTTTCAAGACTTTTCCGCAAATCTCTCCCAGCCACAGGTAAAGGTGGCATGTGGAGAGATATCTGCCATCACTGGAGGTCAAGAGAGGAATGATGTCCTGAACTGGGTGACACTCGCCGTCTATGC CGAAAAGGGGAGCCGCTATATCTTGGGCCGGCTCTGTACATCGGATCATGACCCTCATCTTTACGTTGATATGATCTACACATGGCTCAGTCGATGCGAGAGGTTACACAGATCGTGCGACTTAAGTGGCACAATAGAGATGCCTACCAGGCTCATCAATGTCGGCAATCCCCAAAAGGGCCAGGCTCCGCGACTTGTGATTACGACACCGACAATGCAGGAGAAATATCTTGCTTTATCATACTGCTGGGGTCCTGCAACGGATACTTTCACTCTCAACGGCTCAACCATGGAAGGAATGCTCATCGGTATCGATGAATCTCGCGTCGTGGCAGCACATCGCGATACATTTGCTCTGGCTCGTACACTCGGCATTCAGTTTGTTTGGATCGATGCGTTATGCATAATTCAGGGCGATATCCAAGACTGGGAACACGAGTCTAAACTCATGGCAAGAGTATACGGCAACGCGTTCCTCACGGTTATTGCCGCGAGGTCTTCAGATGCCCGCAACTCTTTTATTGtcaaccatcttcaacagcGGGCCCCTCCTTGCAAAATACCGATGGATGAATCAGGCTCGGAAAGCGCATTTATAGGAGTGAGAAGGTCGCGTGACCTTGGTCAAACCGAGACCCGGGGTTGGTGCTTTCAAGAAAAGCTGCTCAGCCGTCGTACCGTCATCTTCGCGCCAGAACAGCTCGTTTTCTCGTGCCGCAGTCGCACTTACTATGAGGATGGTCATGTTGGGGATGATAGTAGCACTACATCTCTCCAAGCTGTTCTCCACGGGGTAGATGCGGATCTCTCAGTAAGGAGGgagaagcttctcaagcagTGGGACTGGATTATTTTCACTTACACTAAGCGACAGCTGTCAAATCCCCATGACATTTTTGCCGCCATCGCCTCGATCGCCTTCCCTATTTCGGAGGTCTTAGGGTCGCGATATCTGGCTGGTCTATGGGAATGCGATCTTGTTCGCGGCTTATTATGGAGACCCGGTCATCTGATGGGATCCCGTTTTGGTCCAGGGACAAGACCCTTACCAACAAGATTTGCTGCTGCACCTGTGGTTCGGGCACCTTCATGGTCCTGGGCTGCTATCCAAGGCTCTGTCTTGTACGTGAGCCGTGATGCGTTCAAACGCAAGTTGGCCAAGTATCAGAGCCAAGGCTTCATAAAAGTCAAGCCAAAGTTGCGAAACCCCGATCGATGGTCACCAGACGTTCATTTCAGCCCCAATACCCTTCATATGCCATACTGTGAGATCCAACTTTGGGGGCGCATGGCAGAAGCCATTGTTCTGGAAACAACTGACTCTGAAtacctcaagaacctcagCAAGCGGTACTGGTACGTGCCCACAATGACTTGGCACGGATCGCTGCTTGGGCGTAAGGATGCAAAGCAAGGCACTGCTAAGACGGATCTCTCACTCTTTGTTGCCCTTGGAGCGTTTGATTTCGCTACTGAGAAGGTTCAGGAAATATGGTGTTTACAGCTCACGGCCGAAGAAGGTCTAATGCTCCGCGAAACACAGGACGGCAAGTTTGCGCGTTTGGGATGGTTTATTTTGGATAACAAGACGTGGCTTGACAACATCAGAGAAGTCGAAGTGAGTCTAGTATAG
- a CDS encoding Amidase yields the protein MGSLTAVSWETQAEKCRKILRDSMNPAWLLSPKELAPASQLNVSTFIETCSLLTARELKITATSATGLVQQMASGSLTALETTTAFLKRAHIAHQLTNFATEFMVEEALSASAELDAYFKRTGNLKGPLHGLPISAKEHIGFKGRIVHSAYVAWIDNIAEEDALMVQLLKEAGAVFHVRTNEPQSVMHIDCSNPIYGTTVNPHNRALTCGGSSGGEGASLGLRCAALGIGTDIGGSIRVPAAFCGAYGLRPTSLRNPYNGICLAGAGQESVRCVIGPLANTVEDLNLFQRAVLDQAPWEVETSLVPLPWKNVGPFSPNQITVGVIWDDGLVRPHPPVTRALHHAVTKLREAGVEVVDFEPYKHQEGFDIITSLYFPDAARTQRDILAQGGEPIAALTEWAFSCSQPEPLSIPENWALNVRRDAYREEYHRVMKERGVDVILCPAYVGAAATLGSGQYWLYTAIWNILDQPCVAFPTGLKVDPAIDVVEDYKPCSQEDDREYRKYVPETFANAPIALQLVGKHFRDEETVAATELVSKIVQS from the exons ATGGGTTCTTTAACCGCAGTCTCCTGGGAGACCCAGGCAGAGAAGTGTCGCAAAATTCTCAGAGACTCGATGAACCCAGCCTGGCTTCTGTCACCCAAGGAGCTAGCACCCGCCAGTCAGCTGAACGTTTCTACCTTCATAGAGACATGCAGCTTGCTCACGGCACGAGAGCTGAAGATCACAGCAACCAGCGCTACTGGACTGGTTCAGCAAATGGCTTCCGGCTCGCTTACGGCTCTGGAGACTACCACCGCCTTTCTTAAGAGGGCACACATTGCCCACCAGTTGACCAACTTCGCAACCGAGTTCatggttgaagaagctctgAGTGCTTCGGCTGAACTCGATGCCTACTTCAAGAGAACCGGAAATCTCAAGGGACCGTTGCACGGCCTTCCTATCTCTGCCAAAGAACACATCGGGTTCAAGGGTCGCATTGTTCACTCCGCATATGTTGCATGGATTGACAACATTGCAGAAGAAGACGCACTTATGGTTCAGCTGCTCAAGGAAGCCGGCGCAGTCTTTCACGTACGCACAAACGAGCCTCAAAGTGTCATG CACATCGACTGCAGCAACCCCATCTATGGCACTACTGTCAACCCTCACAATCGCGCACTCACCTGTGGCGGCTCCAGCGGTGGTGAAGGAGCCTCTCTCGGCCTTCGCTGCGCCGCACTCGGCATCGGTACCGACATTGGCGGCTCAATTAGAGTCCCGGCAGCATTTTGCGGCGCATACGGCCTTCGACCGACGTCATTGCGAAACCCATACAATGGAATATGTCTGGCCGGAGCTGGACAAGAGAGCGTTCGCTGCGTCATCGGGCCGCTGGCCAATACCGTCGAGGATCTGAACCTCTTTCAAAGGGCAGTTCTTGATCAAGCGCCTTGGGAGGTTGAGACATCCTTGGTACCTCTGCCTTGGAAGAATGTTGGACCATTCAGTCCTAACCAGATTACTGTTGGGGTTATTTGGGATGACGG TTTGGTGCGCCCACATCCTCCTGTTACACGCGCCTTGCACCATGCCGTTACCAAGCTCAGGGAAGCTGGCGTGGAGGTGGTTGATTTCGAGCCGTATAAGCATCAAGAAGGATTCGACATCATCACGTCCCTCTATTTCCCAGATGCCGCGCGCACACAGAGGGATATCTTGGCACAAGGTGGAGAGCCGATCGCGGCTTTGACAGAATGGGCTTTTAGCTGCTCCCAGCCAGAGCCCCTCTCCATACCTGAGAACTGGGCACTGAACGTCCGGAGAGATGCCTATCGGGAAGA GTATCATCGCGTCATGAAGGAAAGAGGCGTCGACGTCATCCTCTGCCCTGCATATGTCGGGGCTGCTGCGACGTTGGGTTCTGGACAATATTGGCTGTATACAGCCATTTGGAATATCCTCGATCAGCCTTGCGTGGCGTTCCCTACTGGCCTAAAAGTCGATCCAGCTATTGACGTCGTCGAGGACTACAAGCCTTGTTCTCAAGAAGACGACAGAGAATACAGAAAGT ATGTGCCGGAAACGTTTGCAAATGCCCCCATTGCACTCCAACTTGTGGGAAAACACTtccgagatgaagagacaGTGGCAGCAACTGAATTGGTATCCAAGATTGTGCAGTCGTGA
- a CDS encoding Gluconokinase, which yields MPATIYVPSPLENLPNDTDVVGHDKPVVRAHIREHDDSQLRTIDGLIRHRASLYPHDHVVSYPSSGINYVDYTLQQLDVFAWRVAKYYEPELPIRASSSQKPTVVAMLGPSNFEYLITMLALNKLGHTALLLSTRIPQIAVESLVNATGATAIIADGRFIELADNVSKTIPTLQSLRIAGRETFEYPIEAHGDTQLDGHLSPEVETENIAWIIHSSGSTGLPKPIYQTQKSCLPNYAIHMDMKSFITLPLFHNHGICNMFRAIHSRKAIHLYNADLPLTQDHLVSIMREHNFEIFYGVPYALKLLCETEEGIKLLQNLKVVMYGGSACPDDLGNLLVDNGVNLVGHYGATEVGQLMTSFRPEGDKAWNYVRESDKISPFLKWVPRGTNLYECCVTDGWPAKVQSNQPDNSYATKDLFEPHPTIPRAWKYIARMDDTIVLVNGEKFNPVAMEGSIRSNKNVKEAVVFGAGRPYLGVLIVPSEIWAGKPESDVLEAVWPIVELSNQSADSFARISKSMVKLLPWDCEYPRTDKGSVIRQACYKNFKKTIDEAYDSEDVQGGDLKELDLPELQTFLRELLVRTLSLKDAPADDVDFFTLGLDSLQAIQMRSEILKTVQLGTNKLGQNVVFEHPSIEKLSQFLLGLRLGQDAIKTGSIEQEMGQLLEKYGKFTEQEPSSVVCLSPLASRIASNILQVITGATGSLGAHVVAKLATDPSIGKIYCLVRASDDAQALYRVKESMLQRKVYHKLPLEARRKIVALPSDLSDPHLGLPSETYASVTTNLRSVIHCAWSVNFNMQLSSFEKGNIAGVKHLIDLCQAAGPTASMNFCSSVSTCSRATVVPVPESAPPFEWAQGMGYAQSKSVSENLCAKAAKAGLTTRVLRVGQIVADTRHGIWNAQEGVPMMMQTAVTIGALPKLKETPSWLPVDVVAEAVVDISLSDSGSVFTNIANPKTFDWTQDLLPALRNAGLTFDELEPKEWVQRLRASNPDPTANPPIKLVDFFASKYDKDEFTPSKAFATEKACELSPALANASVLDQDFVNKFVSYFLGTSWKTEAKNHATKTAIVIAGPCGSGKSTLSLALSSSLKVPFVEGDSLHTRSAVEKMESGTALVDEDRSPWLKRLCIRAQETLFDLGYDSVVISCSALTTAYRGTMRQQLQKQGVKVLFIDLQASADVLAQRLETRAGHYMSTAMVNGQVDLHEDAAVEEVDVFPIDTEAGKAKVVEEAFWFLAKNVH from the exons ATGCCCGCCACAATCTACGTTCCGAGTCCGCTCGAGAATCTGCCAAACGACACAGACGTGGTCGGCCATGACAAGCCCGTTGTGCGAGCTCATATCAGAGAACATGATGACTCTCAGCTCCGCACTATCGACGGCCTCATTCGTCACCGCGCCTCTTTGTACCCTCATGATCATGTCGTTTCATACCCTTCCTCGGGCATCAACTATGTCGACTATACCCTTCAGCAACTGGACGTTTTTGCTTGGAGAGTAGCCAAGTACTATGAACCTGAGCTACCAATTCGAGCATCGTCAAGCCAGAAGCCTACAGTTGTTGCTATGCTAGGCCCCTCAAATTTCGAATacctcatcaccatgctAGCGCTGAACAAACTGGGCCACACAGCGCTGCTACTGTCAACAAGAATTCCCCAAATTGCCGTTGAGTCATTGGTCAACGCGACAGGAGCTacggccatcatcgccgatgGGCGCTTCATTGAACTTGCGGACAATGTCAGCAAGACTATCCCAACTCTACAGTCTCTTCGGATTGCTGGCAGAGAGACGTTCGAATACCCCATTGAAGCTCATGGAGACACGCAATTGGACGGACACTTGAGTCCAGAGGTTGAAACCGAGAATATTGCATGGATTATCCATTCGAGTG GTTCAACCGGCCTTCCCAAGCCAATCTACCAGACGCAAAAGTCATGTTTGCCAAATTACGCCATTCACATGGACATGAAGTCCTTCATCACCTTGCCCTTATTCCACAACCACGGCATCTGCAACATGTTCCGTGCTATCCACTCACGCAAAGCTATACACCTATACAACGCCGACCTGCCACTTACCCAAGACCACCTTGTCAGCATTATGCGGGAACACAACTTTGAGATCTTTTATGGTGTGCCATATGCTCTCAAGCTTCTTTGTGAGACAGAAGAAGGCATCAAGCTTTTACAAAACCTCAAGGTTGTCATGTACGGAGGCTCAGCATGCCCCGATGACCTTGGTAACTTGCTGGTTGACAATGGAGTGAATCTCGTTGGACATTACGGAGC AACCGAGGTCGGACAGCTCATGACCTCCTTCCGACCCGAGGGGGACAAGGCTTGGAACTATGTCAGAGAAAGCGACAAGATCTCTCCGTTCCTCAAGTGGGTGCCGCGAGGGACAAACCTGTACGAGTGCTGCGTCACAGATGGTTGGCCAGCCAAGGTGCAATCCAATCAGCCCGACAATTCGTACGCAACCAAAGACCTCTTCGAGCCGCACCCTACGATTCCTCGAGCTTGGAAGTACATCGCCAGAATGGACGACACCATCGTCTTGGTCAATGGCGAGAAGTTCAATCCAGTTGCGATGGAGGGTTCCATTCGATCCAACAAAAATGTGAAGGAAGCTGTCGTGTTTGGAGCTGGCCGTCCTTACCTCGGAGTTCTCATCGTCCCCTCAGAGATCTGGGCTGGCAAGCCAGAGTCCGACGTTCTCGAAGCTGTCTGGCCTATTGTTGAACTCAGCAATCAGTCTGCAGACTCTTTCGCTCGCATCTCAAAGTCCATGGTCAAATTACTCCCCTGGGACTGTGAGTATCCCCGGACTGATAAGGGCAGCGTTATTCGTCAGGCTTGCTACAAGAATTTCAAGAAGACGATTGACGAAGCGTACGACTCTGAGGATGTACAAGGAGGGGATTTGAAAGAACTTGATCTTCCCGAATTGCAGACCTTCCTTCGAGAACTTCTTGTTCGGACTCTTTCTCTCAAGGATGCGCCCGCGGATGATGTGGACTTCTTCACTCTGGGCTTGGACTCTCTTCAGGCAATCCAGATGAGAAgcgagatcctcaagacaGTACAATTGGGAACCAACAAACTTGGCCAGAATGTCGTCTTTGAGCACCCTTCTATCGAAAAATTGAGTCAGTTCTTACTCGGGCTTCGCCTTGGCCAGGATGCAATCAAGACTGGCTCAATTGAGCAAGAGATGGGACAGCTGCTTGAGAAGTATGGAAAGTTTACCGAACAGGAGCCTTCGTCAGTGGTATGTTTGAGCCCTCTTGCCTCGAGAATAGCTTCTAACATTTTACAGGTCATCACAGGTGCTACTGGCTCACTCGGCGCTCACGTCGTCGCAAAGCTCGCCACAGATCCCTCGATTGGCAAGATTTACTGTCTTGTTCGAGCTTCTGATGATGCTCAAGCGCTCTACAGAGTTAAGGAGTCTATGCTCCAGCGCAAGGTTTACCACAAACTCCCACTCGAGGCTCGTCGCAAGATTGTCGCACTGCCCTCGGACCTTTCGGATCCTCATCTCGGTCTCCCGAGCGAGACTTATGCATCCGTCACTACAAACCTTCGGTCTGTCATTCACTGCGCGTGGTCCGTGAACTTCAACATGCAACTCTCGAGTTTTGAGAAGGGAAATATTGCGGGTGTCAAGCATCTTATCGACCTGTGCCAAGCCGCGGGACCTACAGCCTCGATGAACTTTTGCTCTTCAGTCAGCACATGTTCCCGAGCCACCGTTGTTCCGGTACCTGAATCAGCTCCGCCATTTGAGTGGGCGCAGGGCATGGGATACGCCCAGTCCAAGTCGGTCTCTGAAAACCTCTGCGCCAAAGCGGCTAAGGCGGGTCTCACCACTCGCGTTCTCAGAGTCGGCCAAATTGTCGCTGATACTCGCCACGGAATCTGGAACGCCCAGGAAGGCGTCCCCATGATGATGCAGACAGCAGTGACCATTGGTGCTCTTCCTAAGCTTAAAGAgacgccatcatggctaccAGTTGATGTCGTGGCCGAAGCTGTTGTTGACATTTCCCTCTCCGACTCGGGCAGCGTGTTTACCAACATTGCCAACCCCAAGACGTTTGACTGGACACAAGACCTTCTTCCTGCCCTACGAAACGCTGGTCTGACAtttgatgagctggagccaAAGGAATGGGTGCAGCGTCTTAGGGCGTCAAACCCCGACCCTACGGCTAATCCCCCCATCAAGCTGGTTGACTTCTTCGCATCCAAGTACGACAAGGACGAGTTTACACCTTCAAAGGCTTTTGCTACCGAGAAAGCTTGCGAACTATCACCGGCCTTAGCCAATGCTAGTGTATTGGATCAAGATTTCGTCAACAAGTTTGTTTCGTATTTCCTCGGCACATCTTGGAAGACAGAAGCCAAGAACCACGCTACCAAGactgccatcgtcatcgccggTCCATGTGGCTCTGGCAAGTCGACTCTTAGCTTGGCCCTGTCATCCTCTCTCAAAGTTCCTTTCGTCGAGGGTGATTCACTCCATACCCGATCAGcggtggagaagatggagtcGGGCACGGcgcttgttgatgaggataGATCGCCATGGTTGAAGAGGCTGTGTATCCGCGCTCAAGAGACCCTCTTTGATCTCGGCTATGACTCAGTTGTCATCAGTTGCTCTGCTTTGACAACTGCTTACAGAGGTACGATGCGCCAGCAGTTGCAAAAGCAAGGCGTTAAGGTGTTGTTCATAGACCTGCAGGCTAGTGCAGACGTCTTGGCTCAACGCTTGGAAACACGTGCAGGACACTACATGAGCACAGCTATGGTCAACGGACAAGTTGATCTGCATGAGGATGCGGCTGTGGAGGAAGTGGACGTGTTCCCCATAGATACGGAGGCTGGGAAAGCAAAGGTTGTAGAAGAGGCTTTTTGGTTTTTGGCAAAGAATGTTCATTAG